In the genome of Vicia villosa cultivar HV-30 ecotype Madison, WI linkage group LG7, Vvil1.0, whole genome shotgun sequence, one region contains:
- the LOC131617644 gene encoding uncharacterized protein At3g28850-like: MWPEWISSRRHRRDSPPLSRSHSLSRSVDFSCSSFKDIHTILKDKPDPEPNSPKSPSLFRRVRISTSVLRALAASHTALPPSPKHELSPSPCLDQRIVVYYTSLRIVRRTFEDCRAVRSILRCFRAAIDERDVSLDDRFRDELHEILGRKNVTLPRVFIGGVYIGGVEEVKQMLENGKLNRLIERLPKSNQIGCDCCGGFRFVMCDECNGSHKVFTEKSGFRSCLSCNSNGLIRCPACFFVLPRHTKLIA; this comes from the coding sequence ATGTGGCCAGAATGGATAAGTTCACGGCGTCACCGCCGCGATTCGCCACCACTGTCACGTTCACATTCTCTATCTCGCTCCGTGGACTTCTCTTGTTCATCTTTCAAAGACATTCATACCATTCTCAAAGACAAACCCGATCCAGAGCCAAACAGTCCGAAATCTCCTTCGTTATTCCGTCGAGTCCGCATCTCCACCTCCGTCCTCCGCGCCTTAGCCGCCTCACACACCGCTCTCCCACCGTCTCCCAAACACGAACTATCTCCATCTCCATGCCTCGACCAGCGTATAGTCGTCTACTACACAAGCCTCCGCATCGTCCGCCGCACCTTCGAAGACTGCCGCGCCGTCCGATCAATTCTCCGATGCTTCCGCGCCGCGATCGACGAGCGCGACGTTTCGCTCGACGATCGGTTCCGCGACGAGCTGCACGAGATTCTAGGTCGGAAAAACGTGACGCTCCCTAGGGTTTTCATCGGCGGTGTTTACATCGGCGGCGTGGAGGAGGTTAAGCAGATGCTGGAGAACGGTAAACTGAACCGTTTGATCGAACGGTTACCGAAGAGTAATCAGATTGGTTGTGATTGCTGTGGAGGGTTCAGATTTGTAATGTGTGATGAGTGTAACGGAAGTCATAAAGTGTTTACGGAGAAAAGTGGTTTTAGAAGCTGTTTATCTTGCAATTCTAACGGCTTGATTAGGTGCCCTGCATGTTTCTTCGTGCTGCCGCGACACACCAAATTGATTGCTTAG
- the LOC131621031 gene encoding probable inactive receptor-like protein kinase At3g56050, with protein MIKNMNLSAAFWHVVVWFLFLNLSLCCYSLNEEGNTLLKMKERITSDPFDALSNWVDDGVSLDPCHWFGVECSDREVVVLNLRDLCLEGTLTPELMNLVHIKSIILRNNSFYGTIPEEIVGLKELEILDLGYNNFSGNLDANFGHNISSLTILLLDNNEHLSGFSPKINELKMLSECQVDENQFINAANTPSCSERSIKWRVRENEVPRSLMEHRELHRRPYHYHRNHTSPLFRHSPSLSPSVAEAPPVPRPDSPDQNASDSPNQNASDSPGQNASDSPNQNASDSPPQSIPSKKNQVPIFAGVIIGSAMFLVISTIGIYLCKTNKVSIVKPWTTGISGQLQKALVTGVPKLKRIDLEAACEDFSNVIGNSPIGTLYKGTLSSGVEIAVASVSMRLSKTWTKNLEAQFKKKIDTLSKVNHRNFVNLIGYCEEEEPFTRMLVFEYAPNGTLFEHLHVKEAEHLSWGPRLRIATGMAYCLQHMHGLDPPVALTSLSSSTVRLTDDHAAKISDLSFSHETDSSEKKPDGRKDIDIDKMQPTSPESNVYNFGVLLFEIVTGRIPYSVDNSSAENWASHYLKWDKPFKEMVDAALASYQENQVEQVAELIKDCVDPDPEKRPRMDEVSERLREITKMSPEFVVPKLSPLWWAELEISSA; from the exons aTGATCAAGAACATGAATCTTTCTGCAGCTTTTTGGCATGTAGTTGTGTGGTTCTTGTTTCTTAACTTGAGTTTGTGCTGCTATTCTTTGAATGAAGAAG GTAATACtcttttgaagatgaaggagagAATAACTAGTGACCCTTTTGATGCTTTGTCAAATTGGGTTGATGATGGAGTTTCTCTTGACCCTTGTCATTGGTTTGGAGTTGAATGCTCAGATAGAGAAGTTGTTGTCCT gAATTTGAGAGACCTTTGCCTTGAAGGAACTTTGACACCAGAGCTTATGAACCTTGTTCACATAAAATCTAT TATTTTAAGGAACAACTCTTTCTATGGGACCATACCTGAAGAAATTGTAGGCTTAAAAGAATTGGAGATTTTGGATTTGGGATATAACAACTTCAGTGGAAATCTAGATGCTAATTTTGGGCATAATATCTCATCACTAACAATTCT TTTGCTAGACAACAATGAGCACCTTTCTGGTTTCTCTCCGAAAATCAATGAACTGAAAATGCTCTCTGAGTGTCAAGTAGATGAAAATCAGTTCATCAATGCAGCTAACACGCCATCTTGTTCAGAAAGATCCATCAAATG gCGTGTTCGAGAAAATGAAGTTCCTAGGAGCCTGATGGAACATCGCGAACTACATCGTCGTCCTTATCATTACCATCGTAATCATACTTCGCCTCTCTTTAGACATTCTCCTTCACTTTCTCCATCGGTCGCTGAAGCACCACCAGTCCCGAGACCAGATTCTCCTGATCAAAATGCTTCTGATTCTCCAAATCAAAATGCCTCAGATTCTCCGGGCCAAAATGCTTCAGATTCTCCGAATCAAAATGCTTCCGATTCTCCTCCTCAAAGTATACCATCAAAGAAGAATCAAGTGCCTATTTTTGCCGGAGTTATTATCGGCAGTGCCATGTTTCTTGTTATTTCAACCATTGGTATATATCTTTGTAAGACCAACAAAGTATCTATTGTTAAACCTTGGACTACTGGAATAAGTGGACAGCTTCAAAAAGCACTTGTGACAGGTGTGCCAAAGCTAAAGAGAATAGATCTTGAAGCAGCATGTGAAGATTTTAGTAACGTAATCGGTAATTCGCCGATTGGTACATTGTACAAAGGAACTTTATCTAGTGGAGTTGAAATTGCTGTAGCTTCTGTTTCTATGAGATTATCCAAGACTTGGACAAAGAATTTAGAAGCTCAGTTTAAGAAGAAG ATAGACACATTATCAAAAGTGAACCACAGGAATTTTGTCAATCTTATTGGATACTGTGAAGAAGAAGAACCTTTCACCAGAATGTTGGTTTTTGAGTATGCACCAAATGGAACGCTATTCGAGCATTTACACG TAAAAGAAGCTGAGCACTTGAGCTGGGGACCGAGACTTAGAATTGCGACGGGAATGGCTTACTGCCTACAACACATGCATGGATTAGACCCTCCTGTGGCCCTTACCAGTCTGAGTTCTTCAACTGTCCGTCTAACCGATGATCATGCTGCGAAGATTTCTGATTTGAGTTTCTCGCACGAGACAGATTCATCTGAAAAGAAACCTGATGGTAGAAAAGACATTGATATCGATAAGATGCAACCAACAAGTCCAGAGAGTAATGTTTATAACTTTGGTGTTTTGTTATTCGAGATAGTAACCGGTCGAATCCCTTATTCGGTTGATAATAGCTCAGCTGAAAACTGGGCATCACATTATCTAAAATGGGACAAACCTTTCAAGGAAATGGTGGATGCAGCTTTAGCATCGTACCAAGAGAATCAAGTGGAACAAGTTGCTGAGTTGATAAAAGATTGTGTCGATCCTGATCCGGAGAAGAGACCGAGAATGGATGAAGTGAGTGAGAGATTGAGAGAGATAACGAAAATGTCGCCTGAGTTTGTAGTTCCTAAACTTTCTCCACTTTGGTGGGCTGAGCTTGAGATTTCTTCTGCATAA